ctgattggctgctgaccCCTTtcaccatggtagttgccattattgcaaagttacaacagttacAAATCCTTCacgaaacgggccccagatattACATTCCATACTGCGCTGCCCGCGCGGGCGCGAAAAAGTACTTTTCAATAATCGATGAAATCGACGTTTGCTTCCCGCGAAATCAACTACATAGACGCCATTTTTATCTCAACTGGATCAAACAGACAAAGACCATTTTGTTGAGCTATATTCTAATGCGGCGTTATCAATGGGGAATTTTCGCAACCACCATACAGACGCTTTCTGGGACGGTGAGAATCTATTGTTGAacgcccttcatgacaaagaagtctttgtcgaaagtcGGTGAATTAAACAGCAATGTTGTCAGCGATGCAGTCTGGACAAACAACTTAGTCGACTCAGAATTTTACGACGATCGACTGCTCCAACTCACCAATTGTCGACAAGACATCTCAATTGTTCATGGTGCTTTGACGGGCTCtttcaatagatttactatGTTGTAGGATCTGTCCCCTTTGCAGCTTCGAAAACTGCTTAATGATGCCATAGACCATCATCATGCCTTTGTAACGGTCAAGCTATCGAGTGTCTTCAGTCGTTTCTGTCTCAATATTGTGATGCTCTTGATGATGGCGAACAGCGTCAGGCCACCGAACAGGAGGCAAAGGATGACGAACTGATCGAGGGGAATGCCGTAGACGCCGTTCAGGGACTCGCCGGTCACAGCGGCACGTTCTATATCTTGTCTGATGATCTCGAGTATGGTGATGACGCCGACGATGACGACGACGCCGATCGGCATGAAAATGGCGATGAGGCAGAAGTTAACTCTCTGAACCATCTGGACAAAGAAAGTGGGAGGGGTTAAGATAAAGACATATTCAcgtttttttcatcaaataatcatGCTCCAAAACCCCTTAGAAATGATTCGTATAGAGTCatgatataataattataaagtgAAACTGaatgtatacatggtataacACAACAcccaaaataaacatgataaatacataacgaaattgaaaattatgacatgAGAACTTGAGAAGGATATTAAATGGGGACACCGTGGCAACATAGCTCAACAGCCGATCACAATCAagattaccatggtagttgccataatgacaaagttacaacatttgcaaatcctttatgaaacgggccccagaacagCTTAATTTTATatacgacccccccccccctcctctttttttttgctgattaaatatttcctggaacaaaatcactttcattttattttgggggttttcaaatttaaaccagcaccccctgtttaaaaaaaaatcgttcccaagaccctgcccggggggggggggggtagtgggGGAACTAGGTaattgtgtgtggggggtggtgatagtcttatttcattttgatactGACCAATTCTGCTCGTAGTTCTTTGATATTGCTGTTACTGTACACCGTTTTACAAGCTTCGCAGCGGACCTTGCCGCTGCTCTTCAGCCAAGACTCTAGGCAGGTCTCATGGACGTGGAGCGATGTGCTGTCGCACCCACATGGGGAAATCAGCTCAGTGTTTCCTAAATTGGCAACGAAAACGATCAAATTCAAATTAGGATTCGATTCTATTTCTAACAGACGGTTGTTACAGACCATATAAAGTACAATACAAAGTAGTTCATCTATTTAtgataacataaaaataatataaatcaaaattaaagtatTAAGTTTACATAACACAAATTAATTTTGTAGACAATTTGTAAtagggcgattccatacgtgtcgtacgggacattttgacaatttcaagtttcctagccgaatgcttgagcaataaaatattatttttgtcaatGGTAAAGCTTTAGagggtagtcatgtgaaaaactaataACCCCCCAAAATTGATTGGTAAATTATAGGTGAaaatattgtgtgtcgtacgggacgcagaaatgtcccgtacgacaagCAACATATGAAGCTCTAATTTACCTATGGACAACATATTTTTCTTGGTTGTCAGTTTTTATTTGCATATAGCCACTTTAATGTTACAACAAAGCAAATTGAAGTTCTTTGTTcgtttggacagcaggttgaaaaatgttgtgaaaatggctgatttttctaccatggaatcgcccaatacataacttaaaaaataaagacgATGGGgaaaattatcatgattatgggaAAAATTGTTGTTTTACGGTCATGTTTAGGTACTTTACCtttaattatgaataataacGTGAACAAATCCAAGATATTCAGCTTTTTGTTGTTGATAAGAGTACCATATGGTCTCGAGATCCACTTTAATATATGTTAGCGCGAGATATTCATTGGCCGACCTTTTCTCCCATCAGACCCATTGAGCATGGCAAAGAACTCGTTATGTTATAACACAGCTTATGGATATGGAAACATAATGTTGGAAGAACACAAAGATGAACATGGAGCATTAGTGTAAACAATGGAAAGATCTACATAGTATGCCACCATGACCACGGCTGTTTTCGTGTTTTTAACAGTCGTGTAATGTTAGAAACGAACTAACACAGACAAAAGTGAAGTAGGGGTGTGTATCATGGCACGATTTAAACATTATTACTTATTATCAGATCTATTCGGCAATTTCAAACAAtatagaatgttgacattgcgAAATCTGACAGAATTCAAAAAGACATCCCCCACTGCAGTTCCTTAGTAACTTGCCTGGAAGAAAAACACAGAAATGTAAAATTCATGTAACCCcgaaacccgggggggggggcacttccattcacgagtggataccatgcgcgaccatggggtctcgaaaagcaccctaaacacgtaatttccatattctgaaaatgcaccccttaacaagtattggcgtgtgaaaccctacccttaacaagtattggaaacaaaacgatactcttggcaaatattccctgaaatgaacccctaaacaagtacaggaatgttttattgttacgggtccttcggtcgtcggcttaaccttatttggtttagtatacgaccccaccttctacacctcgcgcaaatcggactctaaacacgaagttttggggccAAAAGAAcatcctttttaaaacattctaaatttgttttatcatccccgcaaattcgaccctaaacacgtaattttcctagcgaaatcgatacccttttttcataattttcgtgtttttgacacccttatcacgttacgtacgtaacgtgccctatcggtaaaaagacatcctttttacgtgtttttttggtcgcgcatggtatccactcgccaacgTAAGTGCGCCCCCGGGCCCCGAAATCAATCCTTCCATCTCCAGCTAAATCCGTTGCGTCTTAATATTATCGCATGCTCACAATGTGCTAAACTGACGCTAGGTTGCAGTATTATgatatcattctttttttatttaagtattTATTAAGATATCTCATAAAAAATCACGATATTTACAAAAGATTTACAAGATTGAACAAAATCATAAAACTTACAAGAAAAAGGcaggatgataataatagtaataaaaacaaattcagtGAAGAGACTCCGAGACGAGACGGGAAAGAGACCAACTTTCGAGCAGaagaaaatttagaaaaaaaatccacaaccAGACCATAATAAGGGCATTTGATATATGAGTAGGAGAGGACAAGCTGCAGAGGGAGCAGCTTGAAGCAGCATTATGTTATTAATCAATCGTTCAAATTGGATGTGTGATTAATTGATtggttttgtgttacgggaccacTGTCTTATTAGATTGTTAATTCATAAAGATTGGGATTGACCCCTACCGAAAAGAACAAAGGTCTCCAACAGAGTGGCCGTAGGAGTAAAAAAAAGACAcctcacaaatcaaacatttattaaaggggaaaatGTGTTATAAATACAAACTTATTATATAAGGCATGAAAGATtatcttctcccaaataatttgataccattaTGGCATGTGTTCATAACGCTTGAATAATCAGGGGGTATTTCTTTACTGTGATGTAAAGTCCaatttgcgccaaagtaaggcaaGGCTGCATGCGTACAATAAAGAATGaatccaggggagcgtttcatcaatattttcatccgaaaagttgtcagatctgacatctttccttgattttgattggctgaaaggcactgttcctatggtaactgtcggataaactggtcCTTgccggataaaacgtccgacaagtcctttcatgaaataccccccccccccagatatgccaatgacgtcataatcctacatgagttagtAAACATATTGGCAAATCCATTTTCAGTGAAATTAACTTGAGAATTGAAACCAAGAAGTTTGTATTAAACAATTCTAATGTTatatgttgaaaatatatttttcaattgattttcatcCAACATTTGGAGGATCGGGGCATCATTGACATCATTAATCGCAgtctcaaatcaaaatttacatcactgttAAGAATATCTACTGATTATCCAAGCGTGAAGATATACTACATCAATATGGTATTATATAGGAGAAGGTATTTTTACAGCCATATTTAATAATTAGGCTATGTGTTATTGACGTATTTTCCCCTTAAATTGGGACTTTGTGAgggttttttttactcacacggtatAGTCACAATACGGAACATTGAAATCACCTTCACGCTCTTGTATTTTAACATTTAACAATGTGGATCACTTTTACGATTTAAAATGAGCACACTGTCTTTGTGTCTACAGTGCGAAATTATTTCCACACTGTTAATTGTTAAATTTGAACAATTTAAACAGCTTGAATAACAtttgcattttgaaatagtaaactCTATGAAGACACTGCCGAGTTGTGCacagtgtgaaattattttcacaCTCTTATACATATAAACCGAGTGAATCACAATACTGTACACTATGTAAACAGACTCTTGATGTGTCCACAGTGCGAAAGTACTTTCACACGGTtaaattttaacatttaaacCGAGTGAATCACATTAACATTGTCAAATAGTGCACTATGTGAACACATTCCTGAGGTGTCCATAGTACGAAATtatattcacactgttaaatgtGAACAACTGAAATATAAAtcacatgtacattttcaaacAGTACACTCTGTGAACGCACTGTctaggtgtccacagtgtgatattattttcacaCTGTTTAATGTGAACAATAtaagtgtgaatcacatatacgggtcgtgtggtccagtggttagagcattagactcataattgcaaggttgtgagttcgaatcccaactccgccattgtctccactttggtaaaaaggcccaagagtgatatctgccgtctattacgtcagccattgtgactgattaacctagacgtaaaatgtttccaaggtaattggttatataccagcttggcgtttaccagcaataTGCTGTCCTGCTGAGTTTCTACGAGAGTTACCACCAACAGAAACAACAACATTTGCAAAGACCACTATAAAATCAATTCAGTGAGAAATtattttcacactgttaaattctAAAAtgcaacagtgtgaatcacatatacattctgtgaacacagagcttaatgtataattatttccgcactgttaaattttaatatttaagCCGAGTGAATTACattaacatttttaaatagACTATTtgcactatgtgaacacactgtctTGGTGTCCACAGTGCGAAATtattttcacactgttaaatgtgaaaattttaacagtgtacatTGCAATTACATTTCCAAATAGTCCACTAtgttaacacactgtgaatGCACTGTGACaaggagggtttttttttccagcagGAATGCGTGCAAAGAATAGGCCTTCGTCATATAATTACAGCATTCCTAAAATTTTAATCCAATCTTCTGAAATTCCCGGACTCTgtactttttctatttttctttccccATTCTTTAAAAGagaatacattctcaaaatgcTAAACCCCTATTTACAATGTGCTTTAAACCTTTATCGATGCGCACCGATAAGTTTGTTCAGCGACTCGTCGTCTTCCCATTATAATACTATTCTCTTTTCCCCCACATAAACCAAAAGTGTTGGAAAAAATATCTCCATATGGACAAAAAGATGTTCAGTTTAGGTCGAATAACAACTTGAAGTCTTGTATATGTTGGAGTAGTATTGTTTTTGCTGACTGTAAAATATAGTAATACAATTCTGACATGCCCTGGcaagcgggggtgctggggtGCTAAAACACCCCAAAATTTTTCTTGGGGTTGCTGCCTGTGTTATTTCCCATAGGCAGCTTCCCCTGGAAATCTGGTATGACGAATGTCAGCAATGTAATAAAAATGGAAGTTTTGTAGCCCCCCCTTCAGAATTTTcctacacagtgcttgaaatagtgcttaaacatgttaaatagtGCTTATATTCCGTTTTTTCTGAAcggaatttcaaatattttctgccctcgctttgcgctcgcattgatttttcattataaaaacatGTATTCAGGCTGTCCTATATTAAAGCGTACTTAAATTATGAAGTTTCAGataagaatatcaaaaattgtgTGTTCGTGCTTCGCGCTTACATTAGATAATGTAAGAAGATTCccaattatccatccttttcctgatttacaaaGGATAAATAGAGtttcccgtttttaggtctgaaatcttaattttgtttccgctcgcgcttgcattaattgtagagttatatacctatcctgttcatgattacctaaagtgcttaaaatttatttttttcatgtaggaatgtcaaaattttgagctcgcgcttcgcgctcgcattatttgatttgatttttgaaatatgtATAGTCTTCATGGGTAACTGCAAACATTTCTCATGACAGatcccttttcgatcaggctTGAAAGTTAAAAATATCTGCTCGCGCTGATCTTGCTAGCACTAATTATTTGTTACaaacgcatcttgttcaggatcataaacattgcttttaaaaaatgtacaattttcatgacaaaatacatgaaatttccaaaattgtgagctcgcgcttcgcgctcgcactattaaATATCTATGttcttttataataataaagataagaagTTACTGtatatatcattatatataacaattgtaagagcaatacattcatttatttagttatttcctctaaggatattcatagcatataatgattaagaatattccagaataTCTCAGTAAAGCTTTGTTAGGCATGCCTATTTAATGAGAgcaatttttgttatttctggaATGTGCAAAGATAAACAATAGAGATTGCTACACAATAGACTCCAAGTGGTAGTAAAAAGAACAATATGATTAGctatgttgtttacattgttaattcTAGAGAAGTGGACTATTCTAAATAGAAAGATAATGttctttttaaagacaatactagaagcttccagaatagtaGAAATTtataagctggcagtttcttcaaggtcatcatcatatcagatcagaacttAGAGTTTacaccagactttatgtcagagacTAGTTTAGTTCCAACATAATACAACGTTTATCGtctgtggaattatttactCGCCATCAAGGAACTGCTTGCAGTTACTTTGaaagaggaattctcagttcgagatcatcaacctgttttaatgaactCTTTTCAACCCATgaattgctgaaattgactgttaatcatcatgcatcaacatcgtcttcacagaCATTTCAACCCGTTGCTTATCcgtcgtgcttcaacatcaatttcgTAATTGTGAACTTTGATTTAAGGAAACTACGCCAACCAACTTAGATTTTATCTGGATTTAATACAAGACTATCATAACCTTGGATTGCACATCTAACTCATCAAGCCATgtaagatattttgtttttgttttgctcaTTGCTCATTTTCCTGTCAAATTCAAAACTAAATTGTCATTGCTATTAGATTTTCGTTATGGGGTGACcttgtatgtgtgtgtgcgtataAAAGAACAATGGAAAAATCAATTGTGTCCTCCCACTACCATTTAGGAGAGATTTTAGCCCATGTCAGGACccccactgaaaaaaaaatcgtcccGATGGCCTTGAATTCTGACATTTTAATCGAAGTTAACAATATACatacgatttaaaaaaaaggtttcatggCTCCTTTACTCAGAGAACTTGAGAGAAGCCTTAGAAAGCTCAAGAACTTTTGTTCTGCTATGTTTACCTTTCTATAATTAGTTTGTTCGGC
This window of the Lytechinus variegatus isolate NC3 chromosome 14, Lvar_3.0, whole genome shotgun sequence genome carries:
- the LOC121427425 gene encoding E3 ubiquitin-protein ligase MARCHF1-like; protein product: MKGKGKNNTATPSKTFDNHAFEGDGADEANSVVSEKFSPRIKNFGKFTYPNVCKYCKSLWDSKGNTELISPCGCDSTSLHVHETCLESWLKSSGKVRCEACKTVYSNSNIKELRAELMVQRVNFCLIAIFMPIGVVVIVGVITILEIIRQDIERAAVTGESLNGVYGIPLDQFVILCLLFGGLTLFAIIKSITILRQKRLKTLDSLTVTKA